The genomic segment ACCAATGCGCGATATTGAGCATTAGTCTTGTATTTTGTTGAACGATTCATTTGAAGATTTGTTTGCgtaattaaaaaatgatttttaaaatgatcAGACCCCACTTGTGAAAATAGTCGAGTGACCCTGCTCTAGACTACACCTATATTGACTGGTTTTCATCTTTGATAATTCTTTTTTTCTCAACAGTCGCAACTTAGTTCGAACAGCTAAAAGTATATCAAATTGAAGTCATGGCTAATAGAGCAAAGCGTGGCAGCAAAAAAGACAACGTGAATCTTTTCAAAGATGGATTAAACTGGgacaaatatttacaaatttgtaaCTTGCCTGCAGCACCGAAGGAATGCTTCGCACAAAACCATAGTGAGACTTTGGTGAATAATTTCCAAGTTTATGATAAACTAGAAGCACAAGATCCCAGGAGTCCAACATCTGTTTGTTTGTCCACCGTGGTTTCATTACAGGGACTTAGAATACTGTTGAGACTTGATGGAGGAGATGCGTGTAACGATTTTTGGCGTTTGGTGGATTCTGGTGATATTTACCCCCTTGGAACGCAAGAATCTAAGGGGATATTGCTTCAACCTCCCCTGGGATACACAAGAAATATGTCAACATGGTCAAactttttagcaaaaaatagagaaaaaggTAAAAAAGCAGGAAAAGACTGCTTTTTGCCTGAACCACAACCTCCAGACCAAAATTTATTCGAACTAGGGATGAAACTTGAAGCTGTCGACCGCAAAAACCCTGATTTGATTTGCCCTGCGACAATCGGAGATATAAAAGGTGACCAAGTGTTTGTTTCTTTTGATGGGTGGCGTGGTGCAATGGACTATTGGTGTCATTATGCCTGTAGGGACCTGTTCCCTGTGGGCTGGTGTTATGAGAATGATCATCCTTTAACCAACCCTGGGAATAAGGGAGATAACCCTGCTGTAGAGGAAAGATTAAAACAACTTGCTGACAAATCGAAACGGCAGACTAGAAGTGGCGCTGGTAATATTACAGAAACGGAAAAGGGGTCTGGAAAGAATACTTCCAATGAAGGCAATTCGGCAGGAAGATCTGAATCACCGTATGTTAAAAGTACAAGAGGACGAGGCAGGAATAGGGTTTCTAGATCACTAACGCCGGTTACTAGAACAGCTGAAGTCTCGTCCAAATCACCTGCGATTAGAGATGATAGAATTCCCACTGTTCAAGGTTCTTCAGTGACAGAATCATCAGCAGATTCTGAGACTTGTGATTCTTCAGTCTCTTCACAACAATCTTCAGAATCCTCGTCTTCAGAAAACGAAGCAGAAACTTCCACTGGAGTTGAACCGAAAAAGCAGGAGGACCAAGAAACAGAAGATAACAATGATGATTTAACGAGTGATATAGATGAATCAGTAGTTGAAGTCAAAAATTCAAAAGAATCGGAAAGTCTTGAAATTTCTTCTGCAAGGAAAAAAGAAAAGCATGAAAAGAGATTGAAAAAGAGGAGAAAGattaaaaagaaatataaacgAATGTACCAGCTAGGTGAAATTGATTCTAAAATTTATAAAGAGCGAAAACGTTTTGCTTCAACGGGAGATGAAAATCATTTTCTAGTTCGCTCGAAAAAAAGGAAGAAGAATAAACGCAAACACTCGATGTCATCAGTGTACGATTCGCCAAGGAAACGAATTCTCGGCTTTGGCACACAAACATCAACTAGTTTGACAAATTTTGCAACTCAAAGCTTATCGTTACAATCTCCTTCCTTTTTAGAACATACTTCACCGACTTCACTTTTCGGTTTTAGTCGGGACGAAATTGTCAAAAAGGCAACTGAAGGCTGGCCTTCAAGACTTATGGGGAGCTCAAAAATGGTTGTAACATCAGATAACAAGTTGGGAAAGTTCGGTTCGAGTAAAATAACAGAAAACTCATGTCAAACGACTCAAGCTGAGACAAAAGGGAGTAATAATGATTCCATGGATGTTGATAATGCACAAGTTACCACAACAACGCAAATAGATGAACAAAAAATCACAGAAAAAGACTCAAAGCAGCCTGATTCAACGACTTCTGAAATTTTATCGAAAATTTCATCGCAGACTGTATCTTCAACTACAAATCCTCTTCAATCACCTTCACCACAACCTGCAGAACCTCGAAGTCCGAAAGAAACAAAAATAGACATACATATTCGAGAATCGTCACCACTAGAGGAGCCTAGGAGAAAAATGTCTCGAAACCCCCAACGCTGGACAGTTTCTGATGTCGTAAGTTACGTCCGTGAAAACGAGTCTGCTCTCGTAAACcacattcatttatttcaaacgcATGAAATTGATGGACAAGCACTTCTACTGCTTAATAGCTCACTTGCAGttaaatatatgaacatgaaaCTTGGACCAGCGCTGAAACTTGCCAGTCTTGTAGAACGAGTAAAACAACTTGTTC from the Styela clava chromosome 5, kaStyClav1.hap1.2, whole genome shotgun sequence genome contains:
- the LOC120344383 gene encoding uncharacterized protein LOC120344383; the protein is MANRAKRGSKKDNVNLFKDGLNWDKYLQICNLPAAPKECFAQNHSETLVNNFQVYDKLEAQDPRSPTSVCLSTVVSLQGLRILLRLDGGDACNDFWRLVDSGDIYPLGTQESKGILLQPPLGYTRNMSTWSNFLAKNREKGKKAGKDCFLPEPQPPDQNLFELGMKLEAVDRKNPDLICPATIGDIKGDQVFVSFDGWRGAMDYWCHYACRDLFPVGWCYENDHPLTNPGNKGDNPAVEERLKQLADKSKRQTRSGAGNITETEKGSGKNTSNEGNSAGRSESPYVKSTRGRGRNRVSRSLTPVTRTAEVSSKSPAIRDDRIPTVQGSSVTESSADSETCDSSVSSQQSSESSSSENEAETSTGVEPKKQEDQETEDNNDDLTSDIDESVVEVKNSKESESLEISSARKKEKHEKRLKKRRKIKKKYKRMYQLGEIDSKIYKERKRFASTGDENHFLVRSKKRKKNKRKHSMSSVYDSPRKRILGFGTQTSTSLTNFATQSLSLQSPSFLEHTSPTSLFGFSRDEIVKKATEGWPSRLMGSSKMVVTSDNKLGKFGSSKITENSCQTTQAETKGSNNDSMDVDNAQVTTTTQIDEQKITEKDSKQPDSTTSEILSKISSQTVSSTTNPLQSPSPQPAEPRSPKETKIDIHIRESSPLEEPRRKMSRNPQRWTVSDVVSYVRENESALVNHIHLFQTHEIDGQALLLLNSSLAVKYMNMKLGPALKLASLVERVKQLVPPPRSSAE